From the Oncorhynchus nerka isolate Pitt River linkage group LG28, Oner_Uvic_2.0, whole genome shotgun sequence genome, one window contains:
- the LOC115113063 gene encoding SMC5-SMC6 complex localization factor protein 2-like isoform X3: MLTCSVIMRKIQSEGNGRSIADYLSPKGSIVKDVIPLGLPGPKPSPAASYLQVTPMKPSQPRGCLSNPNTHPLPKRLPPLTSPGLDPVRAKPSPGPHPPQLPGVHHRAPGGGGGDEAKDGKANLTNPITRKIKTSHSPVTPNPSRSITLDPRVGTGTGISDVGSSSALFTAGLPLQSTPQYTAGDDRKDTMKNGCPLSHTMCSPVNPQQSGGSLDNRGTTQTSKLFTPVGTKSLSQKRGRNPDLEERTKGEEMANKKLRPEDYRPNSSPAPICTSHPPYGTARLESCGTDLTKLKTASYRTITCTSSGKPSSPKVESVTMEDVASKLKTSPTFPAVRRFADESVKTEAGPRSPGIPSAGLASPMDEHANLKNESSALKTIPLSASAKSSSLCKDESFNMGTADFKASTSSPFLTSPTSRLDRKGKEGEKRKEGDQKSLSFLEEGEKRSKMDNPQKSLIFLEEDPLDVELGLGLDLGLELELSQASSSSSSEDELPSLQQILDRTARPPDTPEKGTFTAPSTPVGPRHHSQLPVASKAKPASYRNNLDEMLKEKESIQRSKEMETKLRLSCEENLLRLAEEEEEDESAENMEAAISHQQREFLQRFSVVSSAIRDLHPGEAMFSLDNFGRLFSQHTLQLRHCNVSPRDTAQKTLLWSTPDQFRSHVSSELIQRAYRSSPCPPQVARWLFQMVSVHSDKLTCHQVLKALKDIACSAAEHMMLNKNERFEVWVPSVGDVTLVFMNMGVPFVTLFPLENLQPPFTEGDLLEGFQISTESLSSKQELSTFPEHNFDSVIKYLSQCTSLCPRAYSDGELLLLLTVVSRVGLDTQLTLQPTEHLRSLLRNLISSIRDWDVMLPRICMSLIDLSDDHHNLRWLVQLLPDNIRGKQLRRHLSVSAISKLLNIRCTYRPSNTEFQLSDLRRYLPRMRPSSLLRGLATFRRSQNAHREREEEEEDCASLDQQAYYLCYSLLALANEATNFEFFPPEQKNQLLLLCAELEKHIKCDIRESEKMLYRSKVKDFVARIYTKWQVLVQRTRPLQGKLYDYWQPLPEDAVSSSQESKHSHREREEEREDEETVMELEGKGEDEERIAENALSMEDERRETPEKYLAMEGEEGKVVKGEEEDKEERIAENALSMEDEEGKVVKGEEEDKGERIAEKALAMEDERGEMPEKYFAMEKEILEGDEKLLKMDELEEEEEELMEITLEESGEERKMEEKWTVVKAEERVTEKREAAAVEEGRKGPTEGETEERGNLEKDSEMEEKGEE; this comes from the exons TCAAAGATGTCATCCCTCTAGGGTTGCCTGGTCCCAAACCCTCCCCGGCCGCCTCCTACCTCCAGGTGACCCCCATGAAACCCTCTCAGCCCCGCGGATGCCTGTCCAACCCGAACACGCACCCCCTGCCAAAACGATTGCCACCCTTGACAAGCCCAGGACTGGACCCAGTGAGGGCCAAGCCCTCTCCTGGACCTCACCCTCCCCAACTGCCAGGGGTGCACCACCGAGCTcctgggggtggaggtggggatGAAGCCAAGGATGGCAAGGCCAACTTAACAAACCCCATCACCAGGAAGATAAAGACTTCCCACAGCCctgtgacccctaacccctctAGGAGTATAACCTTGGACCCTAGGGTTGGTACGGGAACAGGCATCAGTGATGTTGGGAGCTCTAGCGCTCTGTTTACTGCTGGCTTGCCCCTCCAGTCTACCCCCCAGTACACAGCAGGTGACGACAGGAAGGACACAATGAAGAACGGTTGTCCACTGTCACACACCATGTGTAGCCCTGTCAATCCACAGCAG AGTGGTGGTTCCCTGGACAACCGAGGAACCACTCAAACTAGCAAACTGTTCACTCCAG TAGGCACCAAATCCCTGTCGCAGAAGAGGGGTAGAAACCCAGACTTGGAGGAGAGAACGAAAGGGGAGGAAATGGCCAATAAGAAACTGCGTCCGGAGGACTATAGGCCAAACTCAAGCCCCGCCCCTATCTGTACCAGTCACCCACCCTATGGAACAGCCAG GCTGGAGTCGTGCGGGACTGACTTGACTAAATTAAAGACCGCCTCGTACAGGACCATCACCTGCACTTCCTCAGGGAAGCCATCATCCCCTAAGGTTGAGTCTGTTACGATGGAGGATGTCGCATCCAAACTGAAAACGAGTCCTACTTTTCCCGCTGTGAGACGGTTTGCGGATGAGTCTGTTAAGACAGAGGCAGGACCCAGATCTCCTGGTATTCCTTCAGCGGGCTTGGCGTCACCTATGGATGAGCATGCCAACCTCAAGAATGAGTCTTCCGCCCTGAAAACTATCCCCCTCTCAGCCTCCGCAAAGTCCTCATCCTTGTGTAAGGACGAGTCGTTTAACATGGGGACTGCAGACTTCAAAGCCAGCACCAGCTCTCCCTTCCTCACTTCTCCCACCTCACGATTGGACCGAAAAGGAAAGGAGGGTGaaaagaggaaggaaggagaccaGAAGAGTTTATCATTCCTCGAGGAAGGAGAAAAAAGAAGCAAGATGGACAATCCCCAGAAAAGTCTGATATTTCTGGAGGAGGACCCTCTGGATGTGGAGCTGGGCCTAGGCCTCGACCTGGGTCTAGAGTTGGAGCTATCTcaggccagcagcagcagcagcagtgaggacGAGCTGCCATCCCTGCAGCAGATCCTGGACCGTACCGCCCGCCCCCCAGACACCCCAGAGAAAGGAACCTTCACTGCACCCAGCACCCCTGTTGGGCCCCGACACCACAGCCAGCTG CCTGTGGCGTCTAAAGCCAAACCCGCGAGTTACAGGAACAACCTGGACGAGATGCTGAAGGAAAAGGAGAGCATTCAAAG GTCTAAGGAGATGGAGACCAAGCTGCGTCTGTCCTGTGAGGAGAACCTGCTGAGActggcggaggaggaggaggaggatgagagcgcAGAGAACATGGAGGCGGCCATCTCCCACCAGCAGAG GGAGTTCCTGCAGCGTTTCTCGGTGGTGTCCAGTGCCATCCGAGACCTGCACCCCGGCGAAGCGATGTTTAGCCTGGACAACTTTGGCCGTCTTTTCAGCCAACACACACTGCAGCTGAGACACTGTAACGTCTCCCCTCGAGACACCGCACAGAAAACACTACTCTG GTCCACTCCAGACCAGTTCAGGTCCCATGTCAGTTCCGAGCTGATCCAGAGAGCCTACCgctcctccccctgccctccccagGTGGCCCGGTGGCTCTTCCAG aTGGTGTCAGTCCACTCAGACAAGCTGACCTGTCATCAGGTACTAAAGGCCCTTAAAGATATTGCCTGCTCCGCTGCTGAACACATGATGCTGAATAAGAATGAGCGCTTTGAGGTGTGGGTGCCCAGTGTTGGAGACGTGACCCTGGTCTTCATGAACATGGGGGTTCCCTTCGTCACCCTGTTCCCCCTGGAGAACCTACAACCCCCCTTCACTGAAGGAGACCTGCT aGAGGGCTTCCAGATCAGCACAGAGAGCCTGTCCAGTAAGCAGGAGCTCAGCACTTTCCCTGAACACAACTTTGATAGCGTCATCAAGTACCTGTCTCAATGTACGTCGTTGTGCCCGCGGGCCTACAGTGACGGAGAACTGTTGTTACTCCTGACGGTGGTGAGCAGAGTGGGCTTGGACACACAGCTCACCCTCCAGCCCACTGAGCACCTCCGCTCTCTACTGCGCAACCTGATCAGCAGCATCAGGGACTGGGACGTCATG CTGCCCAGGATCTGCATGTCGCTGATTGACCTGAGTGATGACCACCACAACCTGCGCTGGTTGGTCCAGCTACTGCCAGACAACATTCGCGGCAAGCAACTCAGGAGACACCTCAGTGTGTCGGCCATCTCCAAGCTGCTGAACATCAGATGCACTTACAGGCCCTCCAATACAGAGTTCCAGCTGTCAGACCTGCGTCGGTACCTCCCCCGCATGCGCCCATCCTCACTCCTCCGGGGCCTGGCCACCTTCAGGAGGAGTCAAaacgcacacagagagagggaagaggaggaagaggactgtgccTCTCTGGACCAGCAG GCTTACTACCTCTGCTACAGCCTCCTGGCCCTGGCTAACGAAGCCACCAACTTTGAGTTCTTCCCTCCGGAGCAGAAGAACCAGTTGTTGTTGCTATGTGCTGAGCTGGAGAAACACATCAAGTGTGACATCAGGGAGAGTGAGAAGATGCTGTACAGGAGTAAG gtGAAAGACTTTGTAGCCAGGATCTACACCAAGTGGCAGGTGCTGGTCCAGAGAACCAGGCCTCTCCAG GGTAAACTGTATGACTACTGGCAGCCTCTGCCTGAGGACGCAGTGAGCAGCAGCCAGGAGAGCAAACACtcccacagggagagagaagaggagagagaggatgaggagacagTCATGGAgttggaaggaaaaggagaagACGAGGAGAGGATTGCAGAAAATGCTTTGTCCATGGAGGATGAAAGACGAGAGACACCGGAAAAATACTTGGCCATGGAGGGTGAAGAGGGGAAAGTggtgaaaggagaagaggaggataagGAGGAGAGGATTGCAGAAAATGCTTTGTCCATGGAGGATGAAGAGGGGAAAGTggtgaaaggagaagaggaggataagGGGGAGAGGATTGCAGAAAAGGCTTTGGCCATGGAGGATGAAAGAGGAGAGATGCCAGAAAAATACTTTGCCATGGAGAAGGAGATTCTAGAAGGGGATGAGAAGTTGCTGAAGATGGATGAgttggaagaggaggaagaggagctgaTGGAAATTACTTTAGAGGAGTCCGGTGAGGAACGAAAGATGGAGGAAAAATGGACAGTAGTCAAGGCGGAGGAGAGGGTCACAGAAAAAAGGGAAGCAGCAGcagtggaggagggaaggaaaggaccgactgaaggagagactgaggagaggggCAATTTAGAGAAAGattcagagatggaggagaaaggtgaagaatga